The following proteins come from a genomic window of Sardina pilchardus chromosome 1, fSarPil1.1, whole genome shotgun sequence:
- the LOC134088349 gene encoding histone H2B-like, translated as MPEPAKPAPKKGSKKAVTKSTAKGGKKRRKSRKESYAIYIYKVMKQVHPDTGISSKAMGIMNSFVNDIFERIAGESSRLAHYNKRSTISSREIQTAVRLLLPGELAKHAVSEGTKAVTKYTSSK; from the coding sequence ATGCCAGAACCAGCAAAGCCAGCGCCTAAGAAAGGCTCCAAGAAAGCCGTGACAAAGTCTACCGCTAAAGGCGGGAAGAAGCGCAGAAAGTCCAGGAAGGAGAGCTACGCCATCTACATCTACAAAGTCATGAAGCAAGTCCACCCTGACACCGGTATTTCTTCCAAGGCGATGGGTATCATGAACTCCTTCGTGAATGATATCTTTGAGCGCATCGCCGGAGAGTCCTCCCGCTTGGCTCACTACAACAAGCGCTCCACCATCTCTTCCAGGGAGATCCAGACCGCAGTGCGCCTGCTTCTGCCCGGCGAGCTGGCCAAGCACGCCGTGTCTGAGGGAACCAAGGCAGTCACCAAATACACCAGCTCCAAGTAA
- the LOC134088331 gene encoding histone H2A-like yields the protein MSGRGKTGGKARAKAKSRSSRAGLQFPVGRVHRLLRKGNYAQRVGAGAPVYLAAVLEYLTAEILELAGNAARDNKKTRIIPRHLQLAVRNDEELNKLLGGVTIAQGGVLPNIQAVLLPKKTEKSK from the coding sequence ATGAGCGGAAGAGGCAAAACAGGAGGCAAAGCTAGAGCTAAGGCTAAATCTCGTTCGTCGAGAGCTGGACTTCAGTTTCCCGTCGGACGAGTTCACAGACTGTTGCGCAAAGGTAACTATGCTCAACGTGTTGGAGCTGGTGCCCCGGTCTATCTTGCAGCCGTGCTCGAGTACCTGACCGCTGAAATTCTCGAGCTGGCTGGTAATGCTGCTCGCGACAACAAGAAGACCCGTATCATCCCCCGCCATTTGCAGTTGGCTGTGCGTAATGACGAAGAGCTGAACAAGCTTCTCGGCGGAGTCACTATCGCACAGGGTGGTGTGTTACCTAACATTCAAGCCGTCCTGCTGCCCAAGAAGACAGAGAAATCAAAGTAA
- the LOC134088341 gene encoding histone H4, with amino-acid sequence MSGRGKGGKGLGKGGAKRHRKVLRDNIQGITKPAIRRLARRGGVKRISGLIYEETRGVLKVFLENVIRDAVTYTEHAKRKTVTAMDVVYALKRQGRTLYGFGG; translated from the coding sequence ATGTCTGGCCGaggaaaaggtggcaaaggtcTTGGAAAGGGAGGCGCAAAGCGTCACCGTAAAGTCCTTCGTGACAACATCCAGGGTATCACAAAGCCTGCAATCAGACGTCTGGCGCGCCGTGGTGGTGTGAAGCGTATATCTGGACTCATTTATGAGGAGACCCGTGGTGTGTTGAAGGTTTTCCTGGAGAATGTGATTCGTGATGCCGTCACCTATACCGAGCACGCTAAGAGAAAGACCGTGACCGCTATGGATGTCGTCTATGCTCTGAAACGCCAGGGGCGTACTCTGTACGGTTTTGGTGGTTAA